The nucleotide window ATCGGAGCGACGACATCCCAGCCATCTGCCCCGAGTTCGTTCAGTCGCCCAACCGGCGGGTCAACGTTGCCACCGAGTCCAGCCACCATGACGCTGCTGTCGACTTCGACAGTCCGATATTCGTAAGAGGGCATGCGCATGCTCTGATGACGACCAGTAGCAAACCTCTTGTGATTTTCGCAGTGGTGGAGAGGTGCTGCTGCACCACTGATCGGTACTCCGCGTTCACGCGGAGGAGGATGTCAACTGGCTCGGGTACCGAAGGGCGATATGCAGTCGTTCGCTCAACCATGGGGACTATCAAAAGAGAGTATGATGTACCAGTATCGAGTTCAAAAGAGGCTCATGACGTGACTCGTAAACCGCTCCCCACCGAACATCTCTCACCACTCGCTACGCTCGTGGATGAAGTACTTGCATGCGTTGGGTACGAGATGGCGGCCGCCACCGACATCATCGACGACGCTGTCCCCGGCTACGGCGGCCTCTTCGACCCTGCGACGACCCCCGGAGAGTTGCGACACGCGCTCGACAGCGTGCTGGCATCAGACCTCAGCCGGCCTCCCGCCCCTGAGTCGACGGACGACTCGTTCATCCTTTACGTCGATGGCGGTTCACGCGGCAACCCCGGCCCAGCGGGTGCAGGCGCGGTCA belongs to Halogeometricum borinquense DSM 11551 and includes:
- a CDS encoding DUF4177 domain-containing protein; protein product: MPSYEYRTVEVDSSVMVAGLGGNVDPPVGRLNELGADGWDVVAPITDKRGATVSLLLQREA